From the Vibrio tubiashii ATCC 19109 genome, the window ATGTTCGACTTCGGCTTGCCAGTCATACTGATGATTTTAATATTGAGGCGTTTTAATACTGGGAAAAGCCCAAGGATTTCTCCAGATTCACCTGAGTTGGAAATCGCTAGCACAATATCTCCGGGCTCGATCATGCCTAGATCGCCGTGAGCAGCTTCGCCTGGATGAACAAAAAAGGATGAGGTGCCTGTACTGGCAAGTGTCGCAGCAATTTTGTTGCCGATATGACCAGATTTACCCATACCCATGACTACTACCTTGCCATCTTTATTAGCAAGGATAAGCTCACATGCTTTGATAAAGTCTTGGTTTAGATATTGGTCGAGCTGTTCTAGTGCTGCGATCTCGGTTTTTAGTACTTCTAGTGCCGCAGAGCGATAGTCAAACATACAGAACTCCAACAGGGTTTTAGGCGGTCATGTTCATAATTAAGTAGGCTTGGTAGCCAATAAAGCAGCAAAATAGGGCTGCGCCTTCAAAACGATTAATGCTACGAGATTTACCTAGCGCCATCGCAACAAGCAGTAGTGAGACGCCAAGCATGACCCAGAAATCACGCCCCATTGCATATTCACTTAAAATTGATGGGTTTAGAATGCCAGGGATCCCCATGACTGCGAGAATATTGAATACGTTCGAGCCGATGATGTTACCGACTGCCATGTCATCTTCGCCTTTCATAACGCCAGCAAGAGAAGCCGCTAGTTCAGGTAAGCTAGTACCAACCGCAATAATCGTCAGGCCTATCACTAGATCGCTCATGCCAAAGTATTGAGCAATGATCACCGCATTGTCGACTAATACATCGGCAGCGAGTGGCAAAACAATCAGGCCGATCACTACCCACATGGCCGCTTTACCGTTACTTACGCCTTCTGGTACTTCGGATTCTTGCTCTTCAATGAATGCATCGCCGTTCTTTTTCTCGTTACGGCTGATGCGCAGCATAGTGAGGATAAAAGCGGCAAAAAGAGCAAACAGCAATACACCTTCATAGAAGCCTAAGTGGCTATCCCACAAGAGAACACCTGCTAAAAGCGTCACCCCAATCATCAAAGGTAATTCACGGCGTAGAACGCCTGAACTGATTGAGAGTGGCTTGATTAGTGCGGTGATACCTAAGATTAACGCAATGTTGGCAATGTTTGAGCCTAAGACGTTACCCACTGCTGTGTCGGTTTTACCATCGAGAGCTGCAGTGGCAGAAACCATCATTTCAGGTGCTGAAGAGCCCATAGCAAGGATGGTCATACCGATAACGAGAGGAGAAATACCTACGTTACGAGCCAGGGCAGCAGCACCAAACACCAGTTTGTCGG encodes:
- a CDS encoding calcium/sodium antiporter; protein product: MLEAVVFLIIGLVFLVWSADKLVFGAAALARNVGISPLVIGMTILAMGSSAPEMMVSATAALDGKTDTAVGNVLGSNIANIALILGITALIKPLSISSGVLRRELPLMIGVTLLAGVLLWDSHLGFYEGVLLFALFAAFILTMLRISRNEKKNGDAFIEEQESEVPEGVSNGKAAMWVVIGLIVLPLAADVLVDNAVIIAQYFGMSDLVIGLTIIAVGTSLPELAASLAGVMKGEDDMAVGNIIGSNVFNILAVMGIPGILNPSILSEYAMGRDFWVMLGVSLLLVAMALGKSRSINRFEGAALFCCFIGYQAYLIMNMTA